One window from the genome of Enterococcus haemoperoxidus ATCC BAA-382 encodes:
- the ccpA gene encoding catabolite control protein A codes for MEKQTITIYDVAREANVSMATVSRVVNGNPNVKPATRKKVLEVIDRLDYRPNAVARGLASKKTTTVGVIIPDVSNIFFASLARGIDDVATMYKYNIILANSDSNDQKEVNVLNNLLAKQVDGIIFMGHHITDEIRGEFSRSKTPVVLAGSIDPDEQVGSVNIDYKEATKDATNLLAKNGNKKIAFVSGALIDPINGQNRIKGYKEALADNGLSYNEGLIFESEYKFKAGISLAERIRNSGATAAYVTDDELAIGLLDGMIDAGVKVPEEFEIITSNNSLLTEVSRPRLSSVTQPLYDIGAVAMRLLTKLMNKEEIEDKTVILPYGMDQKGSTK; via the coding sequence ATGGAAAAACAAACAATTACTATTTATGATGTTGCTCGTGAAGCAAATGTATCCATGGCAACTGTATCTCGTGTAGTTAATGGCAATCCCAATGTGAAGCCTGCTACACGGAAAAAAGTGTTAGAAGTAATTGACCGCTTAGATTATCGTCCAAATGCTGTAGCCCGTGGCTTAGCAAGTAAAAAAACAACGACTGTAGGGGTTATTATCCCAGATGTTAGTAATATCTTTTTTGCTTCTTTAGCTCGAGGTATCGATGATGTTGCAACAATGTACAAATACAATATTATTTTAGCCAATTCTGACAGCAACGATCAAAAAGAGGTCAATGTATTAAACAATCTTTTGGCAAAACAAGTTGATGGAATCATCTTTATGGGTCACCATATTACAGATGAGATTCGTGGCGAGTTTTCTCGTTCTAAAACACCTGTTGTTTTAGCTGGTTCAATTGATCCAGATGAACAAGTAGGTAGTGTAAACATTGACTATAAAGAAGCAACAAAAGATGCAACAAATCTATTAGCTAAAAATGGCAATAAAAAAATTGCTTTTGTCAGTGGTGCATTGATCGATCCTATTAATGGTCAAAATCGCATCAAAGGGTATAAAGAAGCTTTAGCTGATAATGGCTTATCTTATAATGAAGGTTTGATCTTTGAATCTGAGTATAAGTTTAAAGCTGGTATTTCGTTAGCTGAACGTATTCGCAATAGTGGTGCCACAGCAGCTTATGTGACAGATGATGAACTAGCAATTGGTTTATTGGATGGCATGATTGATGCTGGTGTAAAAGTACCTGAAGAATTTGAAATCATTACAAGTAATAACTCACTGCTAACAGAAGTTTCACGTCCGAGACTTTCAAGCGTGACACAACCTTTATATGATATTGGTGCTGTAGCAATGCGTTTATTGACAAAATTGATGAACAAAGAAGAAATCGAAGATAAGACAGTTATCTTACCATATGGTATGGATCAAAAAGGTTCAACTAAATAA